Part of the Rhodocyclaceae bacterium genome is shown below.
GCCGTTGCTTGCCTCGCGCTGACACCTCGCTGCCGTGCACCCGGGGATGACAGTTGTGTTAACTTCGCCGGCCCGTTTGCGTTGATCGGTGGCGTTTTGCCGATGCGCTTTCCCTGGAGGATGGAATGACCGCGACCCCAGTGTTGTCATTCGACGACTACAAGACCCTGGAAGACGACGCCTGCCAGGCGCGGATCGTCGCAGCCCGGGCCAGGCTGGGCGCACGCGCGACCATCCTCGGCCACCATTACCAGCGGGCCGACGTGTACCAGCATGCCGACCTCACCGGGGATTCGCTCGGGCTTTCGCGTCTGGCGGCGCAGACCGACGCCGAGTACATCGTCTTCTGTGGCGTGCATTTCATGGCCGAGGTGGCCGATATCCTGACGAAACCGCACCAGGTGGCGATCCTGCCCGACCTTTCGGCCGGTTGCTCGATGGCCGACATGGCCAGCCTCGCCAAGGTCGAGCGGGCCTGGCGCGAGATCTCCGAGGTGCTCGATCCGGACGAGCACATCACGCCGATCACCTACATCAACTCGGCTGCCGACCTGAAGGCGTTCTGCGGCGAACATGGCGGCATCGTCTGCACGTCGAGCAATGCGCGCAGCATCCTCGAGTGGGCGTTCGCCCGGCGCGACAAGGTACTGTTCTTCCCTGACCAGCACCTGGGCCGCTGGACCGGCTACCTGATGGATATTCCGGTGTCCGAGATGCTGGTCTGGGACCCGGACGAACCGATGGGGGGCCTCACCGCACAGCAGATCAAGATGGCCAAGGTGCTGCTCTGGAAGGGCCATTGCTCCGTGCATCAGATGTTCCAGCCGCAGCATATCCTGCGCTGGCGCGAGCAGAACCCGACGGGCATGGTGATCAGCCATCCAGAGTGCAAGTTCGACGTCTGCAAGCTGTCCGACTACGTCGGCTCGACCGATTTCATCCTCCGGACCATCGCGCAGAGTGCGCCCGGCACGCGCTGGCTCGTCGGCACCGAGCTGAACCTCGTCAACCGGCTTGCGGACCAGTTCAAGAGCCAGGGCAAGGTGGTGCAGTTCATGGCGCCGACCGTTTGCA
Proteins encoded:
- the nadA gene encoding quinolinate synthase NadA is translated as MTATPVLSFDDYKTLEDDACQARIVAARARLGARATILGHHYQRADVYQHADLTGDSLGLSRLAAQTDAEYIVFCGVHFMAEVADILTKPHQVAILPDLSAGCSMADMASLAKVERAWREISEVLDPDEHITPITYINSAADLKAFCGEHGGIVCTSSNARSILEWAFARRDKVLFFPDQHLGRWTGYLMDIPVSEMLVWDPDEPMGGLTAQQIKMAKVLLWKGHCSVHQMFQPQHILRWREQNPTGMVISHPECKFDVCKLSDYVGSTDFILRTIAQSAPGTRWLVGTELNLVNRLADQFKSQGKVVQFMAPTVCMCSTMARIDPQHLAWCLENLVEGRVVNRITVPEREAALARLALTRMLEVS